A single genomic interval of Lysobacter avium harbors:
- a CDS encoding DUF4013 domain-containing protein translates to MPTSPSAAPLPFWQRLRSITLYPLRGAAFSSLLALTLASLLGLIPVIGVVFTILVWIGAYKYAFEVLRTTADGRMEAPEVVLGTDSGVVIRLIAMQLIFIAVILLATVLGGPVIGLATIALIAFLQPGCIMSLAMDGSLPHALNPATPLALVSRIGWPYMAVFGLLFVIQASMFTATVWLAGVMPPVVADLMVSAVSFWALFAAFHLMGYLVYQYHEVLGYVPTGTETLPGRRSPDTDLLAEAEGYVRDGQLDTALELLRGEIRSRAVGMETHELYRRLLQQGGNAAALSGHAREYLNVLVMEKHDRRAIGLLRESLDADPDFVPMQVPMAEQLIERARLSGQKQLALDARLALLRAHPRDPSAPGWALENALQLLERGDRDQEARALLAQARERCEDGILQAKIDAATQLLPDPHRAPAQA, encoded by the coding sequence ATGCCAACCAGCCCCAGCGCCGCACCGCTGCCTTTCTGGCAACGGCTGCGTTCGATCACCTTGTACCCGCTGCGCGGCGCGGCGTTCTCCAGCCTGCTGGCCCTGACCCTGGCAAGCCTGCTCGGTCTGATCCCGGTGATCGGCGTGGTGTTCACCATCCTGGTCTGGATCGGCGCCTACAAATACGCGTTCGAGGTCCTGCGCACGACGGCCGACGGCCGAATGGAAGCGCCCGAAGTGGTGCTGGGGACCGATAGCGGCGTGGTAATCCGCCTGATTGCCATGCAGTTGATCTTCATCGCAGTGATCCTGCTGGCGACCGTGCTGGGGGGACCGGTTATCGGACTGGCAACGATCGCCCTGATCGCGTTCCTGCAGCCGGGTTGCATCATGTCACTGGCGATGGATGGCAGCTTGCCCCACGCCCTCAACCCGGCAACGCCATTGGCTTTGGTCTCGCGCATCGGTTGGCCCTACATGGCCGTGTTCGGACTGTTGTTCGTGATCCAGGCCAGCATGTTCACCGCCACGGTCTGGCTGGCCGGCGTCATGCCTCCGGTAGTGGCCGACCTGATGGTGAGCGCAGTGTCGTTCTGGGCGTTGTTCGCGGCGTTCCACCTGATGGGGTATCTCGTGTACCAGTACCACGAGGTACTGGGGTACGTTCCCACCGGTACCGAAACCCTGCCCGGTCGCCGTTCCCCCGACACCGACCTTCTGGCAGAGGCCGAAGGTTACGTTCGCGATGGCCAGCTCGACACCGCCCTGGAGCTGCTCCGGGGTGAAATCCGCAGCCGTGCGGTTGGCATGGAAACACACGAGCTGTATCGCCGTCTGCTGCAGCAGGGCGGCAACGCTGCGGCCCTGTCCGGCCATGCGCGTGAATACCTCAATGTGCTGGTGATGGAAAAACACGATCGCCGGGCGATCGGCTTGCTGCGCGAATCCCTGGATGCCGATCCCGACTTCGTGCCGATGCAGGTACCGATGGCCGAACAGCTTATTGAGCGCGCCCGCCTGTCCGGCCAAAAACAGTTGGCGCTCGACGCCCGGCTGGCGCTGCTGCGCGCTCACCCCCGCGACCCATCTGCACCTGGGTGGGCGCTGGAAAACGCGCTGCAGTTGCTGGAGCGCGGCGATCGCGACCAAGAGGCGCGAGCGCTGCTCGCACAGGCGCGCGAGCGCTGCGAAGACGGGATATTGCAAGCGAAGATCGATGCAGCGACACAACTGCTGCCGGATCCACATCGGGCGCCTGCGCAGGCTTGA
- a CDS encoding rhomboid family intramembrane serine protease → MLILPLHHPLSRATFPLVTTVLILVNVLVFFGWQSGDEAAMARTQQHYLQSDLGRYEVPAYERYLLGKRRMDLLEQFKHVPASAQPGYVATHTLTDIAFIAALRSGELFDDEADWNAWKVARPAYDAQIDQVFTLRHLLRSSEIDPWRMVSSAFLHGGIVHLLGNMLFLLALGLLVEGAIGSGRFLGVYLLGAVGASAASLMWRWGEAGAGLGASGAVAGLMGAFCVVWGRQPVRFFYWVGVVFDYVRAPAIWLLPLWLGWEVWNLIANDHLEIGFDAHAGGIVSGAIMGAVLVATGQVRHDFIRDAGTQARTDGRWQRAQLHLCRMQLAEADRLLEELALEQPARFDVRLALYRVARNGQRSGAMAGRGARLLAIDTLDSEEVREQIAVLAELDAAALAPKPSDRLALARRWLDAAQLDAAEAALLPGSGNDPSEQARLWFRLALGWRDQRADDAHQRVLRLLTERYPQQPEADKARFLLAELIGQEEIGPAVTVLR, encoded by the coding sequence ATGCTGATCCTGCCGCTGCATCACCCGCTGTCGCGCGCGACTTTTCCGTTGGTAACGACGGTACTGATCCTGGTCAACGTGTTGGTGTTTTTCGGTTGGCAGTCCGGTGATGAGGCGGCGATGGCCCGCACCCAGCAGCACTATCTGCAGTCGGACCTCGGGCGCTACGAGGTTCCGGCCTATGAGCGCTACCTGCTGGGCAAACGCCGGATGGATCTGCTGGAGCAATTCAAGCACGTGCCCGCGTCGGCGCAGCCCGGGTACGTCGCCACTCACACGCTGACCGATATCGCCTTCATCGCTGCACTGCGCTCGGGCGAGCTCTTCGACGATGAGGCGGATTGGAACGCGTGGAAGGTCGCGCGTCCTGCGTATGACGCACAGATCGACCAGGTATTCACGCTGCGTCATCTGCTGCGCAGTTCCGAGATCGATCCGTGGCGCATGGTGAGCTCGGCGTTCCTGCACGGCGGGATCGTGCACCTGCTGGGAAATATGCTGTTCCTGCTGGCGTTGGGCCTGCTGGTCGAGGGCGCGATCGGCTCAGGCCGGTTCCTGGGCGTGTACCTGCTGGGCGCGGTCGGCGCCAGCGCGGCCTCACTGATGTGGCGGTGGGGCGAAGCCGGTGCCGGACTCGGCGCCTCGGGCGCGGTGGCCGGGCTTATGGGTGCGTTCTGCGTGGTCTGGGGGCGGCAGCCGGTACGGTTTTTCTACTGGGTCGGAGTGGTATTCGACTACGTCCGTGCGCCGGCGATCTGGCTGCTGCCGCTGTGGCTGGGCTGGGAAGTCTGGAACCTGATCGCCAACGACCATCTGGAGATCGGCTTCGACGCGCATGCAGGTGGCATAGTCAGCGGCGCAATCATGGGCGCGGTGCTGGTCGCCACGGGCCAGGTTCGCCACGACTTCATTCGCGATGCAGGCACGCAGGCGCGAACGGATGGCCGCTGGCAGCGTGCGCAGCTCCATTTGTGTCGGATGCAACTGGCCGAAGCCGATCGGTTGCTGGAGGAACTGGCGCTCGAACAACCGGCTCGCTTCGACGTCCGGCTGGCGCTGTATCGGGTCGCCCGCAACGGCCAGAGAAGTGGGGCCATGGCGGGGCGTGGCGCGCGGTTGCTGGCTATCGACACGCTTGATTCCGAAGAGGTGCGCGAACAAATCGCGGTACTTGCCGAACTGGATGCCGCCGCCCTCGCGCCGAAGCCGTCGGACCGACTCGCGCTGGCGCGACGATGGCTGGATGCCGCCCAGTTGGACGCCGCCGAGGCGGCGCTGTTGCCCGGTTCGGGTAACGATCCCTCGGAGCAGGCACGCTTGTGGTTCCGATTGGCCCTGGGCTGGCGCGACCAACGTGCCGACGATGCGCACCAGCGTGTATTGCGCCTGTTGACGGAGCGCTACCCGCAGCAGCCAGAGGCGGACAAGGCACGTTTCCTGCTCGCCGAATTGATTGGCCAAGAGGAGATTGGACCCGCAGTAACGGTCCTGCGATAA
- the rimO gene encoding 30S ribosomal protein S12 methylthiotransferase RimO encodes MPVQDTLSKNPKVGFVSLGCPKALVDSERILTQLRVEGYDLVPRYDDADVVVVNTCGFIDSAVAESLDAIGEAMAENGKVIVTGCLGKRAEVIREAHPGVLSISGPQDYDSVLSAVHLAVPPRHDPFISLLPDMQIEGVGIKLTPKHYAYLKISEGCNHRCSFCIIPSMRGNLVSRPIDQVLREAEKLAMGGVKELLVISQDTSAYGVDVRYAEREWRGKTYQTRMKALCEGLGELGLWTRLHYVYPYPHVDEIIPLMAEGTILPYLDIPFQHASPRILKLMKRPGAIDKTLARIQRWREICPELTIRSTFIVGFPGETEAEFEELLDFLDEAQLDRVGAFAYSPVTGAKANELPDPVDEAVKQERLGRFMERQAEISAQKLEAKVGSVQRCIIDAVDGELAIGRSMADAPEIDGVVQIQNGYFAGLKPGDFADVQIMGSDEHDLYGEVSFED; translated from the coding sequence ATGCCCGTGCAAGACACTTTGTCCAAAAATCCGAAAGTCGGTTTCGTCAGCCTTGGCTGTCCCAAGGCGCTGGTCGACTCCGAGCGCATCCTCACCCAGCTGCGGGTGGAGGGCTACGACCTCGTGCCGCGCTACGACGATGCCGACGTGGTGGTGGTCAATACCTGCGGCTTCATCGATTCCGCAGTGGCCGAGTCGCTGGACGCGATTGGCGAGGCGATGGCCGAGAACGGCAAGGTGATCGTGACCGGCTGCCTGGGCAAGCGCGCGGAAGTCATCCGCGAGGCGCATCCCGGCGTGCTCTCGATCAGTGGCCCGCAGGACTACGACAGTGTCCTCAGCGCGGTGCATCTGGCCGTGCCGCCCCGGCACGACCCGTTCATCAGCCTGTTGCCGGACATGCAGATCGAGGGTGTCGGCATCAAGCTGACGCCGAAGCACTACGCGTACCTGAAGATCTCCGAGGGCTGCAACCACCGCTGCAGCTTCTGCATCATTCCCTCGATGCGCGGCAACCTGGTGTCGCGCCCGATCGACCAGGTCCTGCGTGAGGCGGAGAAGCTGGCGATGGGCGGGGTCAAGGAGTTGCTGGTCATCTCCCAGGACACGTCCGCCTATGGCGTGGATGTCCGCTACGCCGAGCGCGAGTGGCGCGGCAAGACCTACCAGACCCGCATGAAAGCGCTGTGCGAGGGCCTGGGCGAACTGGGCCTGTGGACCCGCCTGCACTACGTGTATCCGTATCCGCACGTGGACGAGATCATTCCGCTGATGGCGGAGGGCACGATCCTGCCGTACCTGGACATTCCCTTCCAGCACGCCAGCCCGCGCATCCTCAAGCTGATGAAGCGGCCCGGTGCGATCGACAAGACCCTGGCGCGGATCCAGCGCTGGCGCGAGATCTGTCCGGAGCTGACGATCCGCTCGACCTTCATCGTCGGCTTTCCCGGTGAGACCGAGGCCGAGTTCGAGGAGTTGCTCGACTTCCTCGACGAAGCGCAGCTCGACCGCGTCGGCGCATTCGCCTACTCGCCGGTGACCGGTGCCAAGGCCAACGAGCTGCCCGATCCGGTCGACGAAGCGGTCAAGCAGGAGCGGCTCGGGCGCTTCATGGAGCGCCAGGCGGAGATTTCCGCGCAGAAGCTCGAGGCCAAGGTCGGCAGCGTGCAGCGCTGCATCATCGACGCGGTCGACGGCGAGCTGGCCATTGGCCGGTCGATGGCCGACGCCCCGGAGATCGACGGCGTCGTGCAGATCCAGAACGGCTACTTTGCCGGCCTCAAGCCCGGCGACTTCGCCGATGTCCAGATCATGGGCAGCGACGAGCACGACCTCTACGGCGAGGTGTCGTTCGAGGATTGA
- a CDS encoding dienelactone hydrolase family protein: MNRWTDLETPHGSIRAWRSEPTGPSRGAVVVLQEIFGVNAHIRDVTDRFAQTGFVALAPALFDPVERDVELEYDAAGIARGLALTRALGIDRAVDLANAAATLLQAEGQRTGAVGFCWGGSIALLANTRLGLPSVSYYGGRNVQFLDEPLRTPMMFHFGSKDRSIPAADVELHREKYPAASVHVYPAGHGFNCEPRADYDAASAAMAWQRSIDFFEENLR; the protein is encoded by the coding sequence ATGAACCGCTGGACCGATCTGGAAACCCCGCACGGTTCCATCCGCGCCTGGCGCAGCGAGCCCACCGGGCCGTCGCGCGGCGCCGTCGTGGTGCTGCAGGAGATCTTCGGAGTCAATGCGCATATCCGCGATGTCACCGACCGTTTCGCCCAGACCGGGTTCGTGGCGCTGGCACCGGCGCTGTTCGACCCGGTCGAGCGCGATGTCGAGCTCGAATACGACGCTGCCGGCATCGCCCGCGGACTCGCGCTCACGCGTGCGCTGGGCATCGATCGCGCCGTCGACCTTGCGAACGCTGCCGCGACCCTCCTCCAGGCCGAGGGACAGCGGACCGGCGCCGTGGGCTTCTGCTGGGGCGGCAGCATCGCCCTGCTCGCCAACACCCGCCTGGGACTGCCGTCGGTGAGCTATTACGGCGGCCGCAACGTGCAGTTCCTGGACGAGCCGCTGCGCACACCGATGATGTTCCACTTCGGCAGCAAGGACCGCAGCATCCCGGCCGCTGACGTCGAGCTGCACCGGGAGAAATACCCGGCCGCCAGCGTGCACGTTTACCCCGCTGGCCACGGCTTCAACTGCGAACCGCGCGCCGATTACGATGCCGCCAGTGCGGCCATGGCCTGGCAGCGCAGCATCGACTTCTTCGAGGAGAACCTGCGATGA
- a CDS encoding HIT family protein translates to MRPPRDLGWRLDPRLADDTHPVTNLELSELRLMDDANHPWLILVPRIEHAVEWIDLDTEQQAVLTREIDRCSRALRTAFQPHKLNVAALGNQVEQLHIHVIARYREDIAWPRPVWGSATALPYKPELLIKRIELLHAALAD, encoded by the coding sequence ATGAGACCGCCTCGCGACCTCGGCTGGCGGCTGGATCCACGCCTCGCCGACGACACCCATCCCGTCACCAACCTGGAGCTCAGCGAGTTGCGCTTGATGGATGATGCCAACCACCCGTGGCTGATCCTCGTGCCGCGCATCGAGCACGCGGTGGAATGGATCGACCTGGACACGGAGCAGCAAGCCGTGCTGACCCGCGAGATCGACCGCTGCAGCCGCGCCCTGCGCACCGCATTCCAACCGCACAAGCTCAACGTCGCCGCGCTGGGCAACCAGGTCGAGCAACTGCACATCCACGTGATCGCCCGCTACCGCGAGGACATCGCCTGGCCCCGGCCGGTCTGGGGCAGCGCGACCGCCCTGCCCTACAAGCCCGAGCTGTTGATCAAGCGCATCGAGCTTCTGCACGCCGCGCTGGCCGACTAG
- the dcd gene encoding dCTP deaminase: protein MSIKSDRWIRRMSEKDGGMIEPFEPGQVKHVNGERIVSYGTSSYGYDVRCSREFKIFTNINSTIVDPKNFDPGSFVDVEADECIIPPNSFALARTVEYFRIPRDTLVVCLGKSTYARCGIIVNVTPLEPEWEGHVTLEFSNTTPLPARIYANEGVAQMLFFQAAADDICETSYADRGGKYQGQRGVTLPRT, encoded by the coding sequence ATGAGCATCAAGTCCGACCGCTGGATCCGCCGCATGTCCGAAAAAGACGGAGGCATGATCGAGCCGTTCGAGCCGGGCCAGGTGAAGCACGTCAATGGCGAGCGCATCGTCAGCTACGGCACGTCCAGCTACGGCTATGACGTGCGGTGTTCGCGCGAGTTCAAGATCTTCACCAACATCAATTCCACGATCGTGGATCCCAAGAACTTCGATCCCGGAAGCTTTGTCGACGTGGAGGCGGACGAGTGCATCATCCCGCCCAACTCGTTCGCGCTGGCGCGCACGGTGGAGTACTTCCGCATCCCGCGCGACACGCTGGTGGTTTGCCTGGGCAAGAGCACGTATGCGCGCTGCGGCATCATCGTCAATGTGACGCCGCTGGAGCCGGAGTGGGAGGGCCACGTCACCCTGGAATTTTCCAACACCACTCCGCTGCCGGCGCGGATCTATGCCAACGAAGGGGTGGCGCAGATGCTGTTCTTCCAGGCTGCGGCCGATGACATCTGCGAGACGTCCTACGCCGATCGTGGCGGCAAGTACCAGGGCCAGCGCGGCGTTACCCTGCCGCGTACCTGA
- the apbC gene encoding iron-sulfur cluster carrier protein ApbC has protein sequence MTDSLQALIGSVLLPGTDTSLAATQARIRIARDGANVALSVDVGVPVEGMRTELEAAIRAAVQAEGSQLARLELGQRITSHAVQPKLSPLPTVRNVIAVGSGKGGVGKSTTAVNLALALVAEGARVGVLDADIYGPSIPMMLGLSGKPDSPDGKSIEPMRAHGVETMSIGFLVEQDTPMIWRGPMATSALTQLLNDTRWGDLDYLIVDLPPGTGDIQLTLAQKIPVAGAVIVTTPQDIATLDAKKALKMFEKVEVPVLGLVENMAVHVCSNCGHAEHIFGEGGGQRMASQYDVPLLGSLPLQREIREQGDAGVPIVLAQPDSAAAAAYRDAARRIAVALAGRPRVTPSISASLLS, from the coding sequence GTGACCGATTCATTGCAAGCCCTGATCGGCAGCGTGCTGCTGCCCGGGACCGATACATCGCTGGCGGCGACCCAGGCACGGATCCGTATTGCCCGCGACGGCGCCAACGTCGCGCTGTCCGTGGACGTCGGAGTGCCGGTCGAAGGCATGCGCACCGAGCTTGAGGCCGCGATCCGCGCGGCGGTCCAGGCCGAAGGCTCGCAACTGGCTCGTCTGGAACTCGGCCAGCGCATCACCAGCCACGCGGTCCAACCCAAACTCTCCCCGCTGCCGACCGTGCGCAACGTCATCGCCGTTGGCTCGGGCAAGGGCGGTGTCGGCAAGTCGACCACGGCGGTGAACCTTGCGCTGGCGCTGGTCGCAGAAGGCGCACGCGTCGGGGTGCTGGATGCGGACATCTACGGCCCGAGCATTCCGATGATGCTGGGCCTGTCGGGCAAACCGGACAGCCCGGACGGCAAGTCGATCGAGCCGATGCGCGCGCACGGCGTGGAGACCATGTCGATCGGCTTCCTGGTCGAGCAGGACACGCCGATGATCTGGCGCGGTCCGATGGCGACCTCGGCGCTGACCCAACTGCTGAACGACACCCGTTGGGGCGATCTGGATTACCTGATCGTCGACCTCCCGCCGGGCACGGGTGATATCCAGCTGACGCTGGCGCAGAAGATCCCGGTCGCCGGCGCGGTCATCGTCACCACGCCCCAGGACATCGCCACCTTGGATGCGAAGAAGGCCCTGAAGATGTTCGAGAAGGTCGAGGTGCCGGTACTTGGGCTGGTCGAAAACATGGCGGTGCACGTGTGCAGCAACTGCGGCCACGCCGAGCACATCTTCGGCGAAGGCGGCGGGCAGCGCATGGCCAGCCAGTACGACGTGCCGCTGCTGGGTAGCCTGCCGCTGCAGCGCGAAATCCGCGAACAGGGCGATGCGGGCGTACCGATCGTGCTGGCACAGCCGGATTCGGCAGCAGCGGCGGCCTACCGCGACGCGGCCCGGCGGATCGCGGTGGCGTTGGCTGGGCGGCCGCGGGTGACTCCCTCGATATCGGCGTCGCTGCTCTCGTAA
- a CDS encoding DUF2147 domain-containing protein — MHRKISILLVLAVALMAAPLAALAQQTPVGTWTTIDDKTNQPKSVVEIYETQDGSLAGKVVQVLQSDKGPHPVCSNCEGDRKDKPIEGMVMLWDVARTGNEWKGGKILDPATGKVYSVKMSLADNGQKLEVRGFMGFSLLGKTQTWQRR, encoded by the coding sequence ATGCACAGGAAAATCTCCATCTTGCTGGTACTGGCGGTGGCACTGATGGCCGCGCCGCTGGCCGCACTTGCCCAACAGACCCCGGTCGGTACCTGGACCACGATCGACGACAAGACCAACCAGCCCAAGTCGGTCGTGGAGATCTACGAGACCCAGGACGGCAGCCTCGCCGGCAAGGTCGTGCAGGTACTGCAGTCCGACAAGGGTCCACACCCCGTCTGCAGCAACTGCGAGGGCGATCGCAAGGACAAGCCGATTGAGGGCATGGTCATGCTGTGGGACGTTGCCCGCACCGGCAATGAGTGGAAGGGCGGCAAGATCCTGGATCCGGCCACCGGCAAGGTCTACTCGGTGAAGATGAGCCTGGCCGACAACGGCCAGAAGCTGGAGGTCCGCGGCTTCATGGGCTTCTCGCTGCTGGGCAAGACCCAGACCTGGCAGCGCCGCTAG